CCGCGATAATCTTTTTTCAATCATAATTTTCTACATGAGCTGTGAGGGCTCACTTGCTATAATGGATGGTAAACCATTAACCTTACCATTATGAAGATAATGTTAACCCGTCATATACTCACTTGTTACGATAGATAATCAATCGGCATCAGGTTTGATATCAATCCTGATCCACACCAGAGATCATTCAACAGAGACAGCACAGTACGAACGAACGAATCAGGGTTCCTTCACTATTTTTAATTCTTCTCTTGCCACTTGATACAAAAGAGTTTCGATGAAAATTGCAGTTGCCAGTGATCACCGAGGATTTACCACAAAGGTAAAAATTCTCACTCTTCTTAACCAGTTAGGACATGTGGCCTTTGATTATGGTCCCGATGATGGAGAAAGTGTCGACTACCCCGATTACGCTGTGAAAGTCGCAAAAGCCATTGGTGAGAAAACGATCGACCGGGGCATTCTGATCTGTGGTACTGGCATGGGGATGTGTATCGTCGCTAATAAATTTCCGGGAGTCCGCGCAACTCCCTGCCACGATGATATCACCGCCCAGATGAGTCGCCTGCATAATGACTCCAATGTGCTCTGTCTCTCTGCGGACCTGCTGGGAGATCGACTCGTCAACCGCATGATTGAAATCTGGCTGAAAGAAGAATTCGAAGGGGGCAGACACGCACGACGCCTGGAAAAACTGCACAAGGTCGAAGAAGAGAATATGCCTCCACATTGAGACGTCTTCTCTCCTGATGTCTAAACGAATATTCCCCATCAGCTTGAGCCAGCCAGACCTCTCACATCTTCGCTGCGCCTGAGACTCCTGCCCGCGAGAAACGGCATTACCGGATCTCGCAGATATACCGCGGGAGTCATCGAATTTCCCTCACTGATTCCTTTTCAAATGGAACAAATCTCTGTATCGTCAACAGTAAGTCATCAGGGAATTTTAGACTTCTTTTTTCAGGGTCTCAGCCGTTCAAGTTCCAGAGAAAAGAAATAACACAGAGGGTTATACAATCATGGATCAGGCCAGCTTAAAATTTACCAAAACACATGAGTGGATCGGGGTCGAAGACGATATTGCGACCGTCGGAATCTCTGACTTCGCCGTAAATCAATTGACCGATCTGGTTTATATTGAACTCCCGAAAATCGGATCGACGTGCGAAGCTGGCAAAGTATTTGGCGAAGTGGAAAGTGTCAAAGCCGTCAGTGATCTCTATGCTCCTGTCAGCGGGGAAATCATTGAGGCTAACGCAACCCTCGTGGATGATCAGTCGCCACTGTCTGATGATCCTTTTGGTGCCGGCTGGATCACCAAAGTCAAAATGTCGAATCCCGGGGAACTGGATCAGTTCATGAACGCCGACGAATACAAAAAGTTTTGTGAGTCAGAAGCACATTGAAGTGAACAGGTAATCCTGGCAGTCAACTGTTTTCAGCTGCGGTTAACTGTACTTTCCTGCCCTGAGGGAGTCGATTCAGTCAATCCCCTCCGAAAATGGATAAAACAGAGTTCCCACATTTCTGCTGCGACTATAATCCCGACAGCGTTTACCACACTTACGTTTTTTATCGAGTGAACCGTGCCCTACCTCTTCAACACACCAGAACAGCAGCAGGAAATGCTGAAAACCATCGGCGTCGACTCGCTGGAATCTTTA
The sequence above is a segment of the Gimesia algae genome. Coding sequences within it:
- the rpiB gene encoding ribose 5-phosphate isomerase B, with the protein product MKIAVASDHRGFTTKVKILTLLNQLGHVAFDYGPDDGESVDYPDYAVKVAKAIGEKTIDRGILICGTGMGMCIVANKFPGVRATPCHDDITAQMSRLHNDSNVLCLSADLLGDRLVNRMIEIWLKEEFEGGRHARRLEKLHKVEEENMPPH
- the gcvH gene encoding glycine cleavage system protein GcvH codes for the protein MDQASLKFTKTHEWIGVEDDIATVGISDFAVNQLTDLVYIELPKIGSTCEAGKVFGEVESVKAVSDLYAPVSGEIIEANATLVDDQSPLSDDPFGAGWITKVKMSNPGELDQFMNADEYKKFCESEAH